From Alienimonas californiensis, a single genomic window includes:
- a CDS encoding TetR/AcrR family transcriptional regulator, whose protein sequence is MARPRTFDADAALDAALRVFWSRGYRGASLEELTGVSGGSRPSLYAAFGDKEGLFLAALERYEAQFVAPALAALEDEPDGRAAVRAFLVASAERFTDPDRPPGCLIAAHAAGLEEEPGASDEAPQRAIAAADARLHGRLRDRLIRAKADGNLPAGEPPGPLADLYHGVRHALSTQARLGRSERALRATIDAALRGWPTPPH, encoded by the coding sequence ATGGCCCGCCCCCGCACCTTCGACGCCGACGCGGCCCTCGACGCGGCGCTGCGCGTGTTCTGGTCGCGGGGCTACCGCGGGGCGAGCCTGGAGGAACTGACCGGCGTCAGCGGCGGGTCGCGGCCGAGCCTCTACGCGGCGTTCGGCGACAAGGAGGGGCTCTTTCTCGCGGCGCTGGAGCGGTACGAGGCACAGTTCGTCGCCCCGGCGCTCGCCGCCCTCGAGGACGAACCGGACGGCCGGGCCGCGGTGCGGGCGTTTCTCGTCGCCTCCGCGGAGCGGTTCACCGACCCCGACCGGCCCCCCGGCTGCCTGATCGCCGCCCACGCCGCGGGGTTGGAGGAGGAGCCCGGCGCGTCGGACGAGGCCCCGCAGCGGGCGATCGCCGCGGCCGACGCCCGCCTGCACGGCCGGCTGCGGGACCGGCTGATCCGGGCGAAAGCGGACGGCAATCTGCCCGCGGGCGAACCGCCGGGGCCGCTGGCGGATCTGTACCACGGGGTCCGCCACGCCCTCAGCACGCAGGCCCGTCTGGGCCGCAGCGAACGGGCCCTGCGGGCGACGATCGACGCGGCCCTGCGGGGTTGGCCGACGCCCCCCCACTAA
- the aroF gene encoding 3-deoxy-7-phosphoheptulonate synthase, with translation MIVVLNRSAAPEDVDAVAARVAALGMTAHVINGTERTVIAATGSEDEAHRETLASMRGVESVMPILAPYKVASLEMKSEPTAVTVGSLTIGGGVCGVIAGPCSVESEEQIMQSARAVKAAGATALRGGAFKPRTSPYAFQGMKEEGLKLLAAAREETGLAIVTEVMTPTDVELVAEYADVLQIGARNMQNYRLLEACGESPAAVLLKRGMSSTMDEFLLAAEYVLSRGNERVMLCERGVRTFESHTRFTLPLATVPYLHARTHLPVVIDPSHGTGVASLVPPMMHAAVACLADGLMVEVHPDPPNAASDGPQSLTPDAFAAAMTTCGKVAEAVGLKMGS, from the coding sequence ATGATCGTCGTTCTGAACCGCTCCGCCGCGCCGGAGGACGTCGACGCCGTCGCCGCCCGCGTCGCCGCCCTCGGGATGACGGCCCACGTCATCAACGGCACGGAGCGCACCGTGATCGCCGCGACCGGCTCCGAGGACGAGGCCCATCGCGAAACGCTGGCCAGCATGCGCGGCGTGGAGTCGGTCATGCCGATCCTCGCCCCCTACAAGGTCGCCAGCCTGGAGATGAAGTCGGAGCCGACCGCGGTGACGGTCGGCAGTCTGACGATCGGCGGCGGGGTCTGCGGCGTGATCGCCGGCCCGTGCAGCGTGGAGAGCGAAGAGCAGATCATGCAGAGCGCCCGGGCCGTGAAGGCGGCCGGGGCCACGGCCCTTCGCGGCGGGGCCTTCAAGCCCCGCACCAGCCCGTACGCCTTCCAGGGGATGAAGGAGGAGGGCCTCAAGCTGCTCGCCGCGGCCCGGGAGGAGACCGGGCTGGCGATCGTCACGGAGGTGATGACGCCCACGGACGTCGAACTGGTCGCCGAGTACGCCGACGTGCTCCAGATCGGCGCCCGCAACATGCAGAACTACCGGTTGCTCGAAGCCTGCGGCGAATCGCCGGCGGCGGTACTGCTGAAACGCGGGATGTCCTCCACGATGGACGAGTTCCTGCTGGCCGCGGAATACGTCCTGTCCCGCGGCAACGAACGGGTGATGCTGTGCGAACGCGGCGTGCGGACTTTCGAGTCGCACACCCGCTTCACCCTGCCGCTGGCAACCGTGCCCTACCTGCACGCCCGCACGCACCTGCCGGTCGTGATCGACCCCAGCCACGGCACCGGCGTGGCGAGCCTCGTCCCGCCGATGATGCACGCCGCGGTCGCCTGTCTGGCGGACGGGTTGATGGTCGAGGTGCACCCCGACCCGCCCAACGCCGCCAGCGACGGCCCCCAGAGCCTCACCCCGGACGCCTTCGCCGCGGCAATGACCACCTGCGGCAAGGTCGCCGAGGCCGTCGGATTGAAGATGGGTTCGTAG
- a CDS encoding A24 family peptidase has product MPPSGFMAVGFVDWTGWAAPTGEWLTGALRAFVVAWSFALGASVGSFLNVVVYRLPAGMNLSRPKSRCPRCGTPIRATDNLPVFGWLRLRGRCRACGLPIAARYPLVEALCGTALATLALTIVLMGGVNLPIDAGRAGLSSLFLRSLEPDGIALCGGLFVGAVTLLGAGLIALDGHRLPWRFVLFGLLVPAALAAVWPGLRVGAAAVWGGRPWSLAGVGEGFDLGSYRFVPNLAGPLDAATGALICGALGAVLAPLLRGRIDRLNLALIAATAGAWWGWHAGAVGLAAGGAVAFAAPMLYAAGALRTRVPPTAFVAYAAAAVPFTWGAIGLNPADDSLWGKAATIGLAAGALAAGATVDRLFFSATDPQADASADAGV; this is encoded by the coding sequence ATGCCGCCGTCCGGGTTCATGGCGGTCGGTTTCGTGGACTGGACCGGGTGGGCGGCGCCGACCGGCGAGTGGCTGACGGGCGCGTTGCGGGCCTTCGTGGTGGCGTGGTCGTTCGCCCTGGGGGCGAGCGTGGGCAGCTTTCTGAACGTCGTCGTCTACCGTCTGCCGGCGGGGATGAACCTCTCCCGGCCGAAGAGTCGCTGCCCGCGGTGCGGCACGCCGATCCGGGCGACGGACAACCTGCCGGTGTTCGGCTGGCTGCGACTGCGGGGCCGCTGCCGGGCCTGCGGACTGCCGATCGCCGCCCGCTACCCGCTCGTGGAGGCCCTCTGCGGCACCGCCCTGGCCACGTTGGCGCTGACGATCGTGCTGATGGGCGGCGTGAACCTGCCGATCGACGCGGGGCGGGCCGGCCTGTCGTCCCTCTTCCTGCGGTCGCTGGAACCGGACGGCATCGCCCTGTGCGGCGGGCTGTTCGTCGGGGCGGTCACGCTGCTGGGCGCCGGGCTGATCGCCCTCGACGGCCACCGTCTGCCGTGGCGGTTCGTGCTGTTCGGCCTGCTGGTTCCCGCGGCACTCGCGGCGGTCTGGCCGGGGCTGCGGGTCGGGGCGGCGGCGGTCTGGGGCGGTCGACCGTGGAGTCTGGCGGGCGTGGGGGAGGGCTTCGACCTGGGCTCGTACCGGTTCGTGCCGAATCTCGCCGGGCCGCTGGACGCTGCGACGGGGGCGCTGATTTGCGGGGCGTTGGGGGCGGTCCTCGCCCCGCTGCTGCGGGGACGGATCGACCGCCTCAACCTCGCGCTGATCGCGGCGACGGCCGGCGCGTGGTGGGGTTGGCACGCCGGGGCGGTGGGCTTGGCCGCCGGCGGCGCCGTCGCCTTCGCGGCGCCGATGCTGTACGCCGCCGGGGCGCTCCGCACGCGGGTGCCGCCGACGGCGTTTGTGGCGTACGCGGCCGCCGCGGTCCCGTTCACGTGGGGGGCGATCGGGCTGAACCCGGCTGACGATTCGCTCTGGGGAAAGGCGGCGACGATTGGTCTCGCGGCGGGTGCGCTCGCCGCGGGCGCGACCGTGGACCGACTATTTTTCTCGGCGACGGACCCGCAGGCAGACGCATCGGCCGACGCCGGGGTGTAA
- the surE gene encoding 5'/3'-nucleotidase SurE: MHILLTNDDGVHAEGLATLAAAAVRHAGPNGSVTVVAPDREHSGCGHRVTVADTLTLIREEDGPSGPGGVRVRRFSLDGTPADCVRIGLHHFADLREPGERGGPFDWVLSGVNHGGNLGVDVFLSGTAAAAREATLAGVASAALSRFRRGSDAPWEDSVELLDRVLTEILAEPPGPGAYWNANLPHPPDVPTGTTPAVVHCHPEAGPLPVSFKAVEGEGSAAVPEGSVVARYRYGGSYPDRSASEGSDVSVCFGGAAALCRLPLFP, translated from the coding sequence ATGCACATCCTGTTGACGAACGACGACGGCGTCCACGCGGAGGGTCTGGCGACCCTCGCCGCGGCGGCGGTCCGCCACGCCGGGCCGAACGGCTCGGTCACGGTGGTCGCCCCGGACCGGGAGCACTCCGGCTGCGGGCACCGCGTGACCGTCGCCGACACCCTCACCCTGATTCGCGAGGAGGACGGCCCGTCCGGCCCGGGCGGCGTGCGGGTGCGGCGGTTCTCGCTGGACGGCACCCCCGCCGACTGCGTGCGGATCGGCCTGCACCACTTCGCCGACCTCCGCGAACCCGGCGAGCGCGGCGGGCCGTTCGACTGGGTCCTCAGCGGGGTGAACCACGGGGGGAACCTTGGCGTGGACGTATTCCTGTCCGGCACCGCCGCGGCGGCCCGGGAGGCGACCCTGGCCGGCGTGGCCTCCGCGGCGCTGAGCCGCTTCCGCCGGGGCAGCGACGCCCCGTGGGAGGATTCCGTCGAACTGCTGGACCGCGTGCTCACGGAGATTCTCGCCGAACCGCCGGGGCCGGGGGCCTACTGGAACGCGAACCTGCCGCACCCGCCGGACGTGCCGACCGGGACCACGCCGGCGGTCGTCCATTGCCATCCGGAGGCCGGCCCGCTGCCGGTGAGCTTCAAGGCGGTGGAGGGCGAGGGCTCCGCCGCGGTTCCGGAAGGAAGCGTGGTGGCCCGCTACCGCTACGGCGGCAGCTATCCGGACCGCAGCGCCTCCGAGGGGTCGGACGTTTCCGTCTGCTTCGGCGGCGCCGCGGCCCTCTGCCGGTTGCCGCTGTTCCCGTAG
- a CDS encoding 3-isopropylmalate dehydratase small subunit: MSPVTQIVAPGIPLPGDDIDTDRIIPARFLRCVTFDGLGAHAFEDDRQQDATHPFDDPRYAPNLEGAGGVLVTGNNFGCGSSREHAPQSLMRAGVKAIVAGSFAEIFAGNCTNLGVACVTADPAVRAELIRLIRANPDAKLTLDLQALTVALSGELFPVAMADSAREALLTGQYDFLAQLLEAAPEVQTAGERVPYLSGFKA; this comes from the coding sequence ATGTCCCCCGTCACGCAGATCGTCGCCCCCGGAATCCCGCTGCCGGGGGACGATATCGACACCGACCGCATCATCCCCGCCCGGTTTCTGCGGTGCGTGACGTTCGACGGCCTCGGCGCGCACGCCTTCGAGGACGATCGCCAACAGGACGCGACCCACCCCTTCGACGATCCCCGCTACGCTCCGAATTTGGAAGGAGCCGGCGGCGTGCTGGTGACCGGCAACAACTTCGGCTGCGGCTCCAGCCGGGAGCACGCCCCCCAGAGCCTGATGCGGGCCGGGGTGAAGGCGATCGTCGCCGGATCGTTTGCGGAGATCTTCGCCGGAAACTGCACGAACCTCGGCGTCGCCTGCGTGACCGCCGACCCGGCGGTGCGGGCGGAACTCATTCGCCTGATCCGGGCGAACCCGGACGCGAAACTGACCCTCGATTTGCAGGCGCTGACGGTGGCCCTCAGCGGTGAACTGTTCCCCGTCGCCATGGCCGACAGCGCCCGCGAGGCCCTGCTGACCGGGCAGTACGATTTCCTCGCCCAACTGCTCGAAGCGGCCCCGGAGGTCCAGACGGCCGGGGAGCGGGTGCCGTACCTCAGCGGCTTCAAGGCGTAA
- a CDS encoding transaldolase family protein, with amino-acid sequence MSALQSLIATGTKLYLDSVDPKEVDQALQDGAVGATSNPVIIGGIIAQGGFDDDIKRLAGEGKDDSEIAWALCDKLVADAQAKFLPIWECTGGEAGWVSFELDPLLEDPSEKISEADRAAKYVELGKRYAEGHKNRMIKVPGTPGGIAALEELAAAGVTLNITLLFSDDQYRAARDAVWKGAKKRASLNGFKSVYSIFISRIDVYTSKHVDLSDAAQGQVGLLNAKRIWRENCDFWAGKKIPLAQEMIFASTGAKLEGDPPEKYVAALAGSDIQTNPPSTNDALRELDKTFTRTVDQLPPQPVQDEIDAKVDAAAMHEFLMEEGLRKFAEPQRDLIKLIAKKRAELT; translated from the coding sequence ATGTCCGCGCTGCAAAGCCTGATCGCCACCGGCACCAAGCTGTATCTGGACAGCGTGGACCCGAAGGAGGTCGATCAGGCGCTGCAGGACGGCGCCGTGGGCGCGACTTCGAACCCGGTGATTATCGGCGGGATCATCGCCCAGGGCGGGTTCGACGACGACATCAAGCGGCTCGCCGGCGAGGGCAAGGACGACTCCGAAATCGCCTGGGCCCTGTGCGACAAGCTTGTCGCCGACGCCCAGGCGAAGTTCCTCCCCATCTGGGAGTGCACCGGCGGGGAGGCCGGCTGGGTCAGCTTCGAACTCGACCCGCTGCTGGAGGACCCGTCGGAGAAAATCTCCGAGGCGGACCGGGCGGCGAAGTACGTCGAACTGGGCAAGCGGTACGCCGAGGGCCATAAGAACCGGATGATTAAGGTGCCCGGCACCCCCGGCGGCATCGCGGCGCTGGAAGAATTAGCCGCCGCCGGGGTGACGCTGAACATCACGCTGCTGTTCAGCGACGATCAGTACCGGGCCGCCCGCGACGCGGTCTGGAAGGGCGCCAAGAAGCGGGCCTCGCTGAACGGCTTCAAGAGCGTGTATTCGATCTTTATCTCCCGGATCGACGTGTATACCTCCAAGCACGTCGACCTGTCGGACGCGGCTCAGGGGCAGGTCGGCCTGTTGAACGCGAAGCGGATCTGGCGGGAGAACTGCGACTTCTGGGCCGGCAAGAAGATCCCGCTGGCCCAGGAGATGATCTTCGCCAGCACCGGGGCGAAGTTGGAGGGCGACCCGCCGGAGAAGTACGTCGCCGCCCTGGCCGGCAGCGACATTCAGACGAACCCGCCCAGCACCAACGACGCCCTGCGGGAGCTGGACAAAACCTTCACCCGCACCGTCGATCAACTCCCCCCGCAACCCGTGCAGGACGAGATCGACGCCAAGGTCGACGCCGCCGCGATGCACGAGTTTCTGATGGAGGAGGGCCTGCGCAAGTTCGCCGAACCGCAGCGGGACCTGATCAAGCTGATCGCCAAGAAGCGGGCGGAACTGACGTAA
- a CDS encoding NUDIX hydrolase — protein sequence MSRPSPDSAEPADRLLHAGKHLELRAKGTWEYAHRPNASAIVALFAVHKGHLICVEQERAPVGVCVLEVPAGLVGDTDADDVPAAAAGRELEEETGYKAETLEQVAVGPPSAGLSDEVVHFFKATNLTRIGDGGGVDGEEITVHRVPLHCAEAWIAGWATTDDRLVDPKVWAALWFLRDEPCDCD from the coding sequence ATGTCCCGCCCGTCCCCGGACTCCGCAGAACCCGCAGACCGCCTGCTGCACGCCGGCAAGCACCTGGAACTGCGGGCGAAGGGCACGTGGGAATACGCCCATCGCCCGAACGCCTCCGCGATCGTCGCGCTGTTCGCCGTGCATAAAGGGCACCTGATCTGCGTGGAGCAGGAGCGCGCGCCGGTGGGGGTCTGCGTGCTGGAGGTCCCCGCCGGACTGGTCGGCGACACCGACGCCGACGACGTGCCCGCCGCCGCGGCCGGCCGGGAGCTGGAGGAAGAGACCGGCTACAAGGCCGAAACGTTGGAGCAGGTCGCCGTCGGCCCGCCCAGCGCCGGGCTCTCCGACGAGGTGGTGCACTTCTTCAAGGCGACGAACCTGACCCGCATCGGCGACGGCGGCGGGGTGGACGGCGAGGAGATCACCGTCCACCGCGTCCCGCTGCACTGTGCCGAGGCCTGGATCGCCGGCTGGGCGACCACCGACGACCGCCTCGTCGACCCGAAGGTCTGGGCCGCCCTGTGGTTCCTGCGCGACGAACCCTGCGACTGCGATTGA
- a CDS encoding ThuA domain-containing protein gives MTRRSLLALLAAAVFAALPASSALAAPQEKADAAKPTRILFVTQSKGFKHGSVDRDKPGRELAPAEIAMKQLAQQSKLFTVDLTQDVAADLTKENLQNYDVVAFYTTGMLPIAKEDMDYFLNDWLKQPGHGFLGFHSATDTLSDNEAYRSFINGRFAGHPWGAGSTVTFKAHVPDFPGVKELVASDARTDGFTWTDEIYQYKDHDPAAVRVLASIDMAETDLKKPYHVPVIWVREWGQGKVFYNNLGHREDTWTKQPFLDSILASLRWIRGEAKGDATPNPEVSAAWDDASRKAAPAEKSDS, from the coding sequence ATGACCCGCCGATCCCTCCTCGCCCTCCTCGCCGCGGCCGTGTTCGCGGCGCTGCCGGCCTCCTCCGCGCTCGCCGCCCCCCAGGAGAAGGCCGACGCCGCCAAGCCGACGCGCATCCTGTTCGTGACGCAGTCCAAGGGCTTCAAGCACGGCAGCGTCGACCGCGACAAGCCGGGCCGGGAATTAGCCCCCGCGGAGATCGCCATGAAGCAGCTCGCCCAGCAGAGCAAGCTGTTCACCGTGGACCTCACGCAGGACGTGGCCGCGGACCTGACGAAGGAGAACCTGCAGAACTACGACGTGGTCGCCTTCTATACGACCGGCATGCTGCCGATCGCCAAGGAGGATATGGACTATTTCCTGAACGACTGGCTCAAGCAGCCGGGCCACGGGTTTTTGGGCTTCCACTCCGCGACGGACACCCTCAGCGATAACGAAGCCTACCGCAGCTTCATCAACGGCCGGTTCGCCGGGCACCCGTGGGGCGCCGGCAGCACCGTGACCTTCAAGGCCCACGTGCCGGACTTTCCGGGGGTGAAGGAACTCGTCGCCAGCGACGCGCGGACCGACGGCTTCACCTGGACGGACGAGATTTACCAATATAAGGACCACGACCCTGCCGCCGTCCGCGTGCTGGCGAGCATCGACATGGCGGAGACCGACCTCAAGAAGCCGTACCACGTCCCGGTGATCTGGGTGCGGGAGTGGGGTCAGGGCAAGGTGTTCTACAACAACCTCGGCCACCGCGAGGACACCTGGACGAAGCAGCCGTTCCTGGATTCGATCCTCGCCTCCCTGCGCTGGATCCGTGGCGAAGCCAAGGGCGACGCGACCCCCAACCCGGAGGTCTCCGCCGCCTGGGACGACGCCAGCCGCAAAGCCGCCCCGGCGGAGAAGTCGGACAGCTGA
- a CDS encoding outer membrane protein assembly factor BamB family protein — MRLRRSLFSLAALPPLALLTLAMPASVAAQDGDAAVVEDPAAAVAQWAADGKWPMWGGDPLRNMVSPAPKVSAAFQPETRRKEPKNVLWTAPLGSQTYGNPVVSGGKVLVGTNNGGEYRPQHVGDRGVLLCFDEADGSFQWQLTREKLPQGRVHDWPEQGICSTPVVEGDRVWILTNRCEMMCLDLDGFRDGTNDGEFTEEVDAEQEDADIVWSLDLIEELGVFPHNLATSSPLILGEYVYFVTGNGVDEAHLEVPAPRAPCFLCLNKNTGEIIWEDNTPFDKILHGHWSSPCVALVDGQAQILFPAGDGILYSFDPAGDGDGGSKILWQFDLNPKDSYWELGGRGTRNAIIATPVFADGFVYLGVGQDPEHGEGVGHFYKIDPTGSGDVSPTLLEDGEIKPNPNSKQVWHYGGEDTDGSVTGSKGELIFRRTMSTVAVHDGLVVAPDLSGFVHCLDAETGKRLWVYDMFAACWGSPMVADGKIFIGDEDGDLTVMELGREENVIEEKMFASSVYSTPTIAHGKMFVSDRSKLYCFDVTAD, encoded by the coding sequence ATGCGTCTCCGTCGCTCGTTATTTTCTCTCGCGGCGTTGCCGCCGCTGGCCCTGCTGACCCTCGCGATGCCGGCGTCCGTCGCCGCCCAGGACGGCGACGCCGCGGTCGTCGAAGACCCGGCCGCCGCCGTCGCCCAGTGGGCCGCGGACGGCAAGTGGCCGATGTGGGGCGGCGATCCGCTCCGCAATATGGTCAGCCCCGCCCCGAAGGTCAGCGCGGCGTTTCAACCGGAAACCCGCCGCAAGGAGCCGAAGAACGTCCTCTGGACCGCCCCGCTGGGCTCCCAGACCTACGGCAACCCGGTGGTCAGCGGCGGCAAGGTGCTGGTCGGCACTAACAACGGCGGCGAGTACCGCCCCCAGCACGTCGGCGACCGCGGCGTCCTGCTCTGCTTCGACGAGGCCGACGGCTCCTTCCAGTGGCAGCTCACCCGCGAGAAGCTGCCCCAGGGCCGCGTCCACGACTGGCCGGAGCAGGGCATCTGCAGCACGCCGGTCGTCGAGGGCGACCGCGTGTGGATCCTCACCAACCGCTGCGAGATGATGTGCCTGGATCTGGACGGCTTCCGCGACGGCACGAACGACGGCGAGTTCACTGAGGAAGTCGACGCCGAGCAGGAAGACGCCGACATCGTCTGGAGCCTCGACCTGATCGAGGAATTGGGCGTGTTCCCCCATAACCTCGCCACCAGCAGCCCGCTGATCCTCGGCGAATACGTCTACTTCGTCACCGGCAACGGCGTGGACGAGGCCCACCTCGAAGTGCCCGCCCCCCGGGCCCCCTGCTTCCTCTGCCTGAACAAGAACACCGGCGAGATCATCTGGGAGGACAACACCCCCTTCGACAAGATCCTGCACGGCCACTGGTCCAGCCCCTGCGTCGCCCTCGTCGACGGCCAGGCCCAGATCCTGTTCCCCGCCGGCGACGGCATCCTCTACAGCTTCGACCCGGCCGGCGACGGCGACGGCGGCAGCAAGATCCTCTGGCAGTTCGACCTGAACCCCAAGGACAGCTACTGGGAACTGGGCGGCCGCGGCACCCGCAACGCGATCATCGCCACCCCGGTCTTCGCCGACGGCTTCGTGTACCTCGGCGTCGGCCAGGACCCGGAGCACGGCGAGGGCGTCGGTCACTTCTATAAGATCGACCCGACCGGCTCCGGCGACGTCTCCCCGACGCTGCTGGAGGACGGCGAGATCAAGCCCAACCCCAACAGCAAGCAGGTCTGGCACTACGGCGGCGAGGACACGGACGGCAGCGTGACCGGCAGCAAGGGCGAACTGATCTTCCGCCGCACCATGAGCACCGTCGCCGTCCACGACGGCCTGGTCGTCGCCCCGGACCTCTCCGGCTTCGTCCACTGCCTCGACGCCGAAACCGGCAAGCGGCTCTGGGTCTACGACATGTTCGCCGCCTGCTGGGGCTCCCCGATGGTCGCCGACGGCAAGATCTTCATCGGCGACGAGGACGGCGACCTCACCGTCATGGAACTGGGCCGCGAGGAGAACGTGATCGAGGAGAAAATGTTCGCCTCCTCCGTCTACAGCACCCCGACGATCGCCCACGGCAAGATGTTCGTCTCCGACCGCTCCAAGCTCTACTGCTTCGACGTCACCGCCGACTGA
- a CDS encoding outer membrane protein assembly factor BamB family protein: protein MIARLVPLLLLTAGLSLGATLTSAAAGDWAYWRGPEGTGVSRETGLIDDWNPGYGDAEAKNLLWTSETGGRATPVIFDGRAYLNTRTEADVRKSDELIDAQQMTLCWDMETGEELWRDVFPVAQTDIPSNRVGWASPTVDAETGNVFVHTVDGLLICYSPDGKRLWEVQMYELLGHISGYGGRTTTPIVDEDRVIVSFIANADYALGAPPPKQRFYAFDVRNGDVLWESTPGGPAEDTIYTNPVVAVIGGVRQLISGNADGGVSSLEARTGKVLWTFQMSKRGLNASPVVGPDGLVYISHGEDNIDTTEGGLGRVQCIDPTLGTDELASGDLTENPKASVWRENGAKAGYTGLLLQDDMLFVVTDVGKLHAYDAQSGERLWAFTLGTVGKGSPVWADGKIYVMENAGRVWILKPSREECEVLSEVVLQADTVSGPDEVTSSPAISDGRILLVGRDRTYCIGAPEKAKVVVDVPPLPMEADVEGPPATLRLVPSLVSLKPGESREFEVRAYNEHGRFLRTVSDAELSVSKPFPGLTIDGRKVTVQGGPNVPADGVITAKLGDLTNTAQVRFYPPLPWKYDFNELSLEGRPAFPAWVGAAGKFQPVEKGDGVSLLMAGGEAAKGKPSFDVWVGPPAMTGYVVQADFMVEGRRRLASVGITNEKYSLISKANRLLLELQSWQAHLRLQANTKFNMEPGEWYTLKLAVEQIPPTDADKDGSAIVRGKVWPRGEEEPADWTLTAEDPHPTVTGSAGIYAYRLADSYIDNFAVLPAE from the coding sequence ATGATCGCCCGCCTCGTTCCGCTGCTCCTCCTGACCGCCGGGCTGTCGCTCGGTGCAACGCTGACGTCCGCCGCGGCCGGCGACTGGGCCTACTGGCGCGGGCCGGAGGGCACCGGCGTCTCCCGCGAGACCGGCCTGATCGACGATTGGAACCCCGGCTACGGCGACGCCGAGGCGAAGAACCTGCTGTGGACCAGCGAGACCGGCGGCCGGGCCACCCCGGTGATCTTCGACGGCCGGGCCTATCTCAACACCCGCACCGAGGCGGACGTCCGCAAGAGCGACGAGCTGATCGACGCCCAGCAGATGACCCTCTGCTGGGACATGGAAACTGGCGAGGAGCTGTGGCGGGACGTGTTCCCCGTCGCCCAGACCGACATCCCCAGCAACCGCGTCGGCTGGGCCAGCCCGACCGTCGACGCGGAGACCGGCAACGTCTTCGTGCACACCGTCGACGGCCTGCTGATCTGCTACTCCCCCGACGGCAAGCGGCTGTGGGAGGTGCAGATGTACGAACTGCTCGGCCACATCAGCGGCTACGGCGGCCGGACGACCACCCCGATCGTCGACGAGGACCGGGTGATCGTCTCCTTTATTGCCAACGCCGATTACGCCCTCGGCGCCCCCCCGCCGAAGCAGCGGTTCTACGCCTTCGACGTACGGAACGGCGACGTGCTCTGGGAGAGCACCCCCGGCGGCCCCGCCGAGGACACCATCTACACCAATCCCGTCGTCGCCGTGATCGGCGGCGTGCGGCAACTGATTAGCGGCAACGCCGACGGCGGCGTCTCCAGCCTTGAGGCCCGCACTGGCAAGGTGCTCTGGACCTTCCAGATGAGCAAACGCGGCCTCAACGCCAGCCCCGTCGTCGGGCCGGACGGCCTCGTCTACATCTCCCACGGTGAGGACAACATCGACACCACCGAGGGCGGCCTCGGCCGCGTCCAGTGCATCGATCCGACCCTCGGCACCGACGAACTCGCCAGCGGCGACCTCACCGAGAACCCTAAGGCCTCCGTCTGGCGGGAGAACGGCGCCAAGGCCGGCTACACCGGCCTGCTCCTCCAGGACGACATGCTGTTCGTCGTCACCGACGTCGGCAAACTGCACGCCTACGACGCCCAGAGCGGCGAGCGGCTGTGGGCCTTCACCCTCGGCACCGTCGGCAAGGGTTCGCCGGTCTGGGCGGACGGCAAGATTTACGTGATGGAGAACGCCGGCCGCGTCTGGATTCTCAAACCGTCCCGCGAGGAGTGCGAAGTCCTCAGCGAAGTCGTGCTGCAGGCCGACACCGTCAGCGGTCCGGACGAGGTCACCTCCAGCCCCGCGATCTCCGACGGCCGCATCCTGCTGGTCGGCCGGGACCGGACCTACTGCATCGGCGCCCCGGAGAAGGCGAAGGTCGTCGTCGACGTCCCGCCCCTGCCGATGGAGGCCGACGTCGAGGGCCCGCCGGCGACGCTGCGGCTCGTGCCTTCCCTCGTCTCGCTGAAGCCCGGCGAAAGCCGGGAGTTCGAGGTCCGGGCTTATAACGAACACGGCCGCTTCCTGCGGACCGTCTCCGACGCGGAACTGTCGGTCAGCAAGCCCTTCCCCGGCCTGACGATCGACGGCCGAAAGGTGACGGTCCAGGGCGGCCCGAACGTGCCGGCCGACGGCGTGATCACCGCCAAGCTGGGCGACCTGACCAACACGGCTCAGGTGCGGTTCTACCCGCCGCTGCCCTGGAAGTACGACTTCAACGAGCTGTCGCTGGAGGGCCGGCCGGCCTTCCCGGCGTGGGTCGGCGCCGCGGGCAAGTTCCAGCCGGTCGAGAAGGGGGACGGCGTCTCCCTGCTGATGGCCGGCGGCGAAGCGGCCAAGGGGAAACCGAGCTTCGACGTCTGGGTCGGCCCGCCGGCGATGACGGGTTACGTCGTCCAGGCGGACTTCATGGTCGAAGGCCGCCGGCGGCTCGCCAGCGTCGGAATCACCAACGAGAAGTACAGCCTGATCTCCAAGGCGAACCGTCTGTTGCTGGAACTTCAGTCCTGGCAAGCCCACCTGCGGTTGCAGGCCAACACGAAGTTCAACATGGAGCCGGGCGAGTGGTACACGCTGAAGCTCGCCGTCGAGCAGATCCCGCCCACCGACGCCGACAAGGACGGCTCCGCGATCGTGCGGGGCAAGGTCTGGCCGCGGGGCGAGGAGGAGCCGGCCGATTGGACCCTCACCGCCGAGGACCCGCACCCCACGGTGACCGGCTCGGCCGGCATCTACGCCTACCGTCTCGCCGACAGCTACATCGACAACTTCGCCGTTCTGCCGGCGGAATGA